One Phaseolus vulgaris cultivar G19833 chromosome 4, P. vulgaris v2.0, whole genome shotgun sequence DNA window includes the following coding sequences:
- the LOC137837192 gene encoding uncharacterized protein isoform X4, with protein MDNRLFSTQNKNFEEGLASGEKLKRSNSCPVQIGTNGKFCHQCRQKKEDFAATCKNLKKGKPCPIKYCHKCLLTRYGENSEEVGHLAYWTCPKCRGFCNCSLCQKKRGEQPTGPLYRNAKESGFKSVAEMLAVKKASEEKELEVHLSGEFGKENCTDTNDTKVCNKEYDEGESKTIEKEILLPPGMELKKIFGIELPLKEVGNALQLLEFYKVFRKALDLKEGEAEAMLEELVCKQSMHGQNTLLVEFHIKVLELILNNSGNESSSLPTRDENNSWLKHLEDLIMKSYHILNDFPLDWLQEGISGYYKLDLSQKFKLMNFLCDEALNTEKLRSYIHEENSRHAKEVKEAKHKVAATKEKVKCLEKKLRSEKAKAVPSTVSPYPMEEHEALLSKIRIEVDEAHTEMLGLKGTTQKAKLGCDALRIKPEFVDNNGKTFWNFRSCSSECTVLLQEIKIQDEIAKAPEEKWYVYGPDKKEEVHKYISTRAKRLNRQKVSHELLSEASS; from the exons ATggataaccgattgttttctacTCAGAATAAGAACTTCGAGGAGGGGTTGGCCAGTGGCGAGAAATTAAAACGTTCAAATTCTTGTCCCGTTCAAATAGGGACAAATGGGAAATTTTGCCACCAa TGCCGGCAAAAGAAAGAGGATTTTGCTGCAACATGCAAGAACTTGAAGAAAGGGAAGCCTTGTCCGATTAAGTACTGCCACAAGTGCCTCTTGACTAG GTATGGGGAGAATTCTGAAGAAGTGGGACATTTGGCTTATTGGACATGTCCGAAGTGTAGAGGATTTTGTAACTGCAGCTTATGCCA GAAAAAACGAGGTGAGCAACCTACTGGTCCCTTATATCGTAATGCCAAGGAATCTGGTTTTAAGTCTGTTGCGGAAATGCTTGCCGTTAAGAAGGCTAGTGAGGAAAAA GAGCTTGAAGTACATCTCTCGGGCGAATTTGGGAAAGAAAATTGTACAGATACAAATGATACTAAAGTTTGCAACAAAGAGTATGATGAAGGAGAGAGCAAAACAATTGAGAAGGAAATTCTTTTGCCCCCTGGAAtggagttaaaaaaaatatttggcaTTGAGTTACCACTCAAAGAAGTTGGGAATGCATTACAACTTTTAGAGTTTTACAAAGTATTTAGAAAG GCTCTTGATCTCAAGGAAGGAGAAGCTGAAGCCATGCTAGAAGAATTAGTATGCAAACAAAGCATGCATGGACAAAACACCTTACTAGTTGAATTTCATATTAAAGTGTTGGAGTTGATCCTAAACAATTCCGGAAATGA GTCTTCATCTTTACCTACTAGGGATGAAAATAATTCATGGTTAAAACATCTGGAGGATTTAATCATGAAATCGTATCatatattaaatgattttccttTGGATTGGCTTCAAGAAGGCATCAGTGGATATTATAAGTTGGATTTGTCTCAAAAGTTTAAACTGATGAATTTTCTCTGTGACGAAGCTCTGAATACCGA GAAATTGAGGAGCTATATTCACGAGGAAAATTCAAGACATGCAAAAGAAGTGAAAGAAGCAAAACACAAGGTTGCTGCAACCAAGGAAAAG GTAAAGTGTCTTGAGAAGAAGTTGCGGAGTGAGAAAGCCAAAGCTGTTCCTTCAACTGTGTCTCCCTATCCGATGGAGGAGCATGAGGCTCTTCTTTCGAAAATAAGAATTGAGGTTGATGAAGCACACACAGAGATGCTTGGATTAAAGGGCACAACTCAAAAAG CGAAACTAGGTTGTGATGCTCTGAGGATCAAACCTGAATTTGTAGACAATAATGGTAAAACATTCTGGAATTTTAGAAGTTGCAGTAGTGAATGTACTGTTCTTTTGCAAG AAATTAAAATACAGGATGAAATTGCCAAAGCACCAGAAGAAAAGTGGTATGTTTATGGTCCTGACAAGAAGGAAGAGGTTCATAAATATATTTCCACAAG GGCAAAAAGACTTAACCGTCAAAAGGTTTCTCACGAGCTTTTAAGTGAAGCAAGTTCGTAG
- the LOC137837192 gene encoding uncharacterized protein isoform X1 translates to MYAQLMPACFTYSDAQSLRKKCATPILKQVKSDFTRYWYGDGQHLDEAWKQIFLYDHCRQKKEDFAATCKNLKKGKPCPIKYCHKCLLTRYGENSEEVGHLAYWTCPKCRGFCNCSLCQKKRGEQPTGPLYRNAKESGFKSVAEMLAVKKASEEKELEVHLSGEFGKENCTDTNDTKVCNKEYDEGESKTIEKEILLPPGMELKKIFGIELPLKEVGNALQLLEFYKVFRKALDLKEGEAEAMLEELVCKQSMHGQNTLLVEFHIKVLELILNNSGNESSSLPTRDENNSWLKHLEDLIMKSYHILNDFPLDWLQEGISGYYKLDLSQKFKLMNFLCDEALNTEKLRSYIHEENSRHAKEVKEAKHKVAATKEKVIETKVKCLEKKLRSEKAKAVPSTVSPYPMEEHEALLSKIRIEVDEAHTEMLGLKGTTQKAKLGCDALRIKPEFVDNNGKTFWNFRSCSSECTVLLQEIKIQDEIAKAPEEKWYVYGPDKKEEVHKYISTRAKRLNRQKVSHELLSEASS, encoded by the exons ATG TATGCACAACTCATGCCAGCATGCTTCACATATTCAGATGCTCAAAGCTTGAGGAAAAAATGTGCAACTCCAATTCTTAAGCAG GTGAAGAGTGATTTTACCAGATATTGGTATGGAGATGGGCAGCATTTGGATGAGGCATGGAAACAAATATTCTTATATGACCAT TGCCGGCAAAAGAAAGAGGATTTTGCTGCAACATGCAAGAACTTGAAGAAAGGGAAGCCTTGTCCGATTAAGTACTGCCACAAGTGCCTCTTGACTAG GTATGGGGAGAATTCTGAAGAAGTGGGACATTTGGCTTATTGGACATGTCCGAAGTGTAGAGGATTTTGTAACTGCAGCTTATGCCA GAAAAAACGAGGTGAGCAACCTACTGGTCCCTTATATCGTAATGCCAAGGAATCTGGTTTTAAGTCTGTTGCGGAAATGCTTGCCGTTAAGAAGGCTAGTGAGGAAAAA GAGCTTGAAGTACATCTCTCGGGCGAATTTGGGAAAGAAAATTGTACAGATACAAATGATACTAAAGTTTGCAACAAAGAGTATGATGAAGGAGAGAGCAAAACAATTGAGAAGGAAATTCTTTTGCCCCCTGGAAtggagttaaaaaaaatatttggcaTTGAGTTACCACTCAAAGAAGTTGGGAATGCATTACAACTTTTAGAGTTTTACAAAGTATTTAGAAAG GCTCTTGATCTCAAGGAAGGAGAAGCTGAAGCCATGCTAGAAGAATTAGTATGCAAACAAAGCATGCATGGACAAAACACCTTACTAGTTGAATTTCATATTAAAGTGTTGGAGTTGATCCTAAACAATTCCGGAAATGA GTCTTCATCTTTACCTACTAGGGATGAAAATAATTCATGGTTAAAACATCTGGAGGATTTAATCATGAAATCGTATCatatattaaatgattttccttTGGATTGGCTTCAAGAAGGCATCAGTGGATATTATAAGTTGGATTTGTCTCAAAAGTTTAAACTGATGAATTTTCTCTGTGACGAAGCTCTGAATACCGA GAAATTGAGGAGCTATATTCACGAGGAAAATTCAAGACATGCAAAAGAAGTGAAAGAAGCAAAACACAAGGTTGCTGCAACCAAGGAAAAGGTAATAGAAACCAAG GTAAAGTGTCTTGAGAAGAAGTTGCGGAGTGAGAAAGCCAAAGCTGTTCCTTCAACTGTGTCTCCCTATCCGATGGAGGAGCATGAGGCTCTTCTTTCGAAAATAAGAATTGAGGTTGATGAAGCACACACAGAGATGCTTGGATTAAAGGGCACAACTCAAAAAG CGAAACTAGGTTGTGATGCTCTGAGGATCAAACCTGAATTTGTAGACAATAATGGTAAAACATTCTGGAATTTTAGAAGTTGCAGTAGTGAATGTACTGTTCTTTTGCAAG AAATTAAAATACAGGATGAAATTGCCAAAGCACCAGAAGAAAAGTGGTATGTTTATGGTCCTGACAAGAAGGAAGAGGTTCATAAATATATTTCCACAAG GGCAAAAAGACTTAACCGTCAAAAGGTTTCTCACGAGCTTTTAAGTGAAGCAAGTTCGTAG
- the LOC137837192 gene encoding uncharacterized protein isoform X2 encodes MYAQLMPACFTYSDAQSLRKKCATPILKQVKSDFTRYWYGDGQHLDEAWKQIFLYDHCRQKKEDFAATCKNLKKGKPCPIKYCHKCLLTRYGENSEEVGHLAYWTCPKCRGFCNCSLCQKKRGEQPTGPLYRNAKESGFKSVAEMLAVKKASEEKELEVHLSGEFGKENCTDTNDTKVCNKEYDEGESKTIEKEILLPPGMELKKIFGIELPLKEVGNALQLLEFYKVFRKALDLKEGEAEAMLEELVCKQSMHGQNTLLVEFHIKVLELILNNSGNESSSLPTRDENNSWLKHLEDLIMKSYHILNDFPLDWLQEGISGYYKLDLSQKFKLMNFLCDEALNTEKLRSYIHEENSRHAKEVKEAKHKVAATKEKVKCLEKKLRSEKAKAVPSTVSPYPMEEHEALLSKIRIEVDEAHTEMLGLKGTTQKAKLGCDALRIKPEFVDNNGKTFWNFRSCSSECTVLLQEIKIQDEIAKAPEEKWYVYGPDKKEEVHKYISTRAKRLNRQKVSHELLSEASS; translated from the exons ATG TATGCACAACTCATGCCAGCATGCTTCACATATTCAGATGCTCAAAGCTTGAGGAAAAAATGTGCAACTCCAATTCTTAAGCAG GTGAAGAGTGATTTTACCAGATATTGGTATGGAGATGGGCAGCATTTGGATGAGGCATGGAAACAAATATTCTTATATGACCAT TGCCGGCAAAAGAAAGAGGATTTTGCTGCAACATGCAAGAACTTGAAGAAAGGGAAGCCTTGTCCGATTAAGTACTGCCACAAGTGCCTCTTGACTAG GTATGGGGAGAATTCTGAAGAAGTGGGACATTTGGCTTATTGGACATGTCCGAAGTGTAGAGGATTTTGTAACTGCAGCTTATGCCA GAAAAAACGAGGTGAGCAACCTACTGGTCCCTTATATCGTAATGCCAAGGAATCTGGTTTTAAGTCTGTTGCGGAAATGCTTGCCGTTAAGAAGGCTAGTGAGGAAAAA GAGCTTGAAGTACATCTCTCGGGCGAATTTGGGAAAGAAAATTGTACAGATACAAATGATACTAAAGTTTGCAACAAAGAGTATGATGAAGGAGAGAGCAAAACAATTGAGAAGGAAATTCTTTTGCCCCCTGGAAtggagttaaaaaaaatatttggcaTTGAGTTACCACTCAAAGAAGTTGGGAATGCATTACAACTTTTAGAGTTTTACAAAGTATTTAGAAAG GCTCTTGATCTCAAGGAAGGAGAAGCTGAAGCCATGCTAGAAGAATTAGTATGCAAACAAAGCATGCATGGACAAAACACCTTACTAGTTGAATTTCATATTAAAGTGTTGGAGTTGATCCTAAACAATTCCGGAAATGA GTCTTCATCTTTACCTACTAGGGATGAAAATAATTCATGGTTAAAACATCTGGAGGATTTAATCATGAAATCGTATCatatattaaatgattttccttTGGATTGGCTTCAAGAAGGCATCAGTGGATATTATAAGTTGGATTTGTCTCAAAAGTTTAAACTGATGAATTTTCTCTGTGACGAAGCTCTGAATACCGA GAAATTGAGGAGCTATATTCACGAGGAAAATTCAAGACATGCAAAAGAAGTGAAAGAAGCAAAACACAAGGTTGCTGCAACCAAGGAAAAG GTAAAGTGTCTTGAGAAGAAGTTGCGGAGTGAGAAAGCCAAAGCTGTTCCTTCAACTGTGTCTCCCTATCCGATGGAGGAGCATGAGGCTCTTCTTTCGAAAATAAGAATTGAGGTTGATGAAGCACACACAGAGATGCTTGGATTAAAGGGCACAACTCAAAAAG CGAAACTAGGTTGTGATGCTCTGAGGATCAAACCTGAATTTGTAGACAATAATGGTAAAACATTCTGGAATTTTAGAAGTTGCAGTAGTGAATGTACTGTTCTTTTGCAAG AAATTAAAATACAGGATGAAATTGCCAAAGCACCAGAAGAAAAGTGGTATGTTTATGGTCCTGACAAGAAGGAAGAGGTTCATAAATATATTTCCACAAG GGCAAAAAGACTTAACCGTCAAAAGGTTTCTCACGAGCTTTTAAGTGAAGCAAGTTCGTAG
- the LOC137837192 gene encoding uncharacterized protein isoform X3, with product MDNRLFSTQNKNFEEGLASGEKLKRSNSCPVQIGTNGKFCHQCRQKKEDFAATCKNLKKGKPCPIKYCHKCLLTRYGENSEEVGHLAYWTCPKCRGFCNCSLCQKKRGEQPTGPLYRNAKESGFKSVAEMLAVKKASEEKELEVHLSGEFGKENCTDTNDTKVCNKEYDEGESKTIEKEILLPPGMELKKIFGIELPLKEVGNALQLLEFYKVFRKALDLKEGEAEAMLEELVCKQSMHGQNTLLVEFHIKVLELILNNSGNESSSLPTRDENNSWLKHLEDLIMKSYHILNDFPLDWLQEGISGYYKLDLSQKFKLMNFLCDEALNTEKLRSYIHEENSRHAKEVKEAKHKVAATKEKVIETKVKCLEKKLRSEKAKAVPSTVSPYPMEEHEALLSKIRIEVDEAHTEMLGLKGTTQKAKLGCDALRIKPEFVDNNGKTFWNFRSCSSECTVLLQEIKIQDEIAKAPEEKWYVYGPDKKEEVHKYISTRAKRLNRQKVSHELLSEASS from the exons ATggataaccgattgttttctacTCAGAATAAGAACTTCGAGGAGGGGTTGGCCAGTGGCGAGAAATTAAAACGTTCAAATTCTTGTCCCGTTCAAATAGGGACAAATGGGAAATTTTGCCACCAa TGCCGGCAAAAGAAAGAGGATTTTGCTGCAACATGCAAGAACTTGAAGAAAGGGAAGCCTTGTCCGATTAAGTACTGCCACAAGTGCCTCTTGACTAG GTATGGGGAGAATTCTGAAGAAGTGGGACATTTGGCTTATTGGACATGTCCGAAGTGTAGAGGATTTTGTAACTGCAGCTTATGCCA GAAAAAACGAGGTGAGCAACCTACTGGTCCCTTATATCGTAATGCCAAGGAATCTGGTTTTAAGTCTGTTGCGGAAATGCTTGCCGTTAAGAAGGCTAGTGAGGAAAAA GAGCTTGAAGTACATCTCTCGGGCGAATTTGGGAAAGAAAATTGTACAGATACAAATGATACTAAAGTTTGCAACAAAGAGTATGATGAAGGAGAGAGCAAAACAATTGAGAAGGAAATTCTTTTGCCCCCTGGAAtggagttaaaaaaaatatttggcaTTGAGTTACCACTCAAAGAAGTTGGGAATGCATTACAACTTTTAGAGTTTTACAAAGTATTTAGAAAG GCTCTTGATCTCAAGGAAGGAGAAGCTGAAGCCATGCTAGAAGAATTAGTATGCAAACAAAGCATGCATGGACAAAACACCTTACTAGTTGAATTTCATATTAAAGTGTTGGAGTTGATCCTAAACAATTCCGGAAATGA GTCTTCATCTTTACCTACTAGGGATGAAAATAATTCATGGTTAAAACATCTGGAGGATTTAATCATGAAATCGTATCatatattaaatgattttccttTGGATTGGCTTCAAGAAGGCATCAGTGGATATTATAAGTTGGATTTGTCTCAAAAGTTTAAACTGATGAATTTTCTCTGTGACGAAGCTCTGAATACCGA GAAATTGAGGAGCTATATTCACGAGGAAAATTCAAGACATGCAAAAGAAGTGAAAGAAGCAAAACACAAGGTTGCTGCAACCAAGGAAAAGGTAATAGAAACCAAG GTAAAGTGTCTTGAGAAGAAGTTGCGGAGTGAGAAAGCCAAAGCTGTTCCTTCAACTGTGTCTCCCTATCCGATGGAGGAGCATGAGGCTCTTCTTTCGAAAATAAGAATTGAGGTTGATGAAGCACACACAGAGATGCTTGGATTAAAGGGCACAACTCAAAAAG CGAAACTAGGTTGTGATGCTCTGAGGATCAAACCTGAATTTGTAGACAATAATGGTAAAACATTCTGGAATTTTAGAAGTTGCAGTAGTGAATGTACTGTTCTTTTGCAAG AAATTAAAATACAGGATGAAATTGCCAAAGCACCAGAAGAAAAGTGGTATGTTTATGGTCCTGACAAGAAGGAAGAGGTTCATAAATATATTTCCACAAG GGCAAAAAGACTTAACCGTCAAAAGGTTTCTCACGAGCTTTTAAGTGAAGCAAGTTCGTAG